A part of Myxococcus landrumus genomic DNA contains:
- a CDS encoding VWA domain-containing protein: MDARIVEFAEVLRQNGVRVSTSEVQDALRATAEVGLTERDLFRAVLRTTLVKREMDVDTFNRAFNFFFSGAAATFEAIDKSLADQLAEEGYLDGDILKMVTFQMNLLLPEMSPLAQAVLEGDRARLAQIFRMASLQLDMSRLESPLQAGFFARRMLAGAGMERARSDMKSLEDELRARGIAPEGVEIVSRHVAAAMRKIEDAARQEVKRQAEARIRRRTDTVTDKPLHLLSQAEVDQMESAVRTLAEKLRSRLIRRQRSHRKGALNVRRTLRRNMTWGGVPMVPQFKSRRPERPDLVVLCDVSDSVRNASRMMLLFMHTMQSLFVRVRSFVFVSDVGEVTQYFKDLDVDEAIDMATAGKTVSLSANSNYGRALADFTRDHLGSITRRTTLMVIGDGRNNYNANNVWALKDLRRKAKRVLWICPEERGNWGVGDSEMLTYEKHCNTAVVVTSVSDLARIADQLVPS; the protein is encoded by the coding sequence ATGGACGCCCGCATCGTCGAGTTCGCCGAGGTGCTTCGACAGAACGGCGTGCGCGTGAGCACGTCCGAGGTCCAGGACGCCCTGCGGGCCACCGCCGAAGTGGGCCTCACGGAGCGCGACCTGTTCCGCGCCGTGCTGCGCACCACGCTGGTGAAGCGCGAGATGGACGTGGACACGTTCAACCGCGCCTTCAACTTCTTCTTCTCCGGCGCGGCCGCGACGTTCGAGGCCATCGACAAGTCCCTGGCCGATCAGCTCGCCGAGGAGGGCTACCTGGATGGGGACATCCTGAAGATGGTCACCTTCCAGATGAACCTGCTCCTGCCGGAGATGTCCCCGCTGGCGCAGGCGGTGCTCGAAGGCGACCGGGCCCGGCTGGCGCAGATCTTCCGGATGGCGTCACTCCAGTTGGACATGTCGCGGTTGGAGAGTCCGCTCCAGGCGGGCTTCTTCGCGCGGCGCATGCTGGCGGGCGCGGGCATGGAGCGCGCGCGCTCCGACATGAAGTCCCTGGAGGACGAGCTGCGCGCGCGGGGCATTGCTCCCGAGGGTGTGGAGATCGTCTCTCGCCATGTCGCCGCTGCGATGCGGAAGATTGAAGACGCGGCGCGCCAGGAGGTGAAGCGACAGGCGGAGGCTCGCATCCGTCGCCGCACCGACACGGTGACGGACAAGCCCCTCCACCTGCTCTCCCAGGCGGAGGTGGACCAGATGGAGTCCGCCGTGCGCACCCTGGCCGAGAAGCTGCGCAGTCGGCTCATCCGCCGTCAGCGGTCGCACCGCAAGGGCGCGCTCAACGTGCGCCGCACGCTGCGCCGGAACATGACCTGGGGCGGTGTCCCCATGGTGCCGCAGTTCAAGAGCCGCCGCCCGGAGCGCCCGGATCTGGTGGTGCTGTGCGACGTGTCCGACTCCGTCCGGAATGCCTCGAGGATGATGCTGCTCTTCATGCACACGATGCAGTCGCTGTTCGTGCGCGTGCGCTCGTTCGTCTTCGTGTCCGACGTGGGCGAGGTGACGCAGTACTTCAAGGACCTGGATGTGGACGAGGCCATCGACATGGCCACGGCGGGCAAGACGGTGTCGCTCAGCGCCAACTCCAACTATGGCCGAGCGCTGGCCGACTTCACCCGCGACCACCTGGGCAGCATCACCCGCCGCACCACCCTCATGGTCATCGGCGACGGGCGCAACAACTACAACGCCAACAACGTCTGGGCCCTGAAGGACCTGCGCCGCAAGGCCAAGCGCGTGTTGTGGATCTGCCCCGAGGAGCGGGGCAACTGGGGCGTCGGCGACAGCGAGATGCTCACCTACGAGAAGCACTGCAACACGGCGGTGGTGGTGACGTCCGTCTCGGACCTCGCCCGCATCGCGGACCAGCTCGTTCCTTCCTGA